The genomic window CTTCGTGTTCCACGGAGCAGCTGTAGCCAGCGACGAGGATGTTATCGCCTCCCAAACCGCCTTGCTGGCCCATGTGCAGGACCCGGAACTGAGCCCAATCATCAAAAAAGCACGGCTGGATAAAATGCTGGAAGAAGACGCCAAGCTGGCTGCGCGTGTCAGCACTTAGACCTCCATTCCCCCAAAGCAACTCAAAGGCGGGCTTATGGGCTCGCCTTTTGGCCTTTCTGCAGTGTGGGCACCTTTGCTGCTGTTTTCAAAATTACGCTAGGAAGCGCATCTATTTGCCGCCAATGCATGGCAGATACAGCACATAATTAAAAATCGATTCGATCTTTATCGACCACTTCACTGGCCTGCCGTCCACTTCTCTTAACCTGGCGTTTCAAAGCACAGCTTTGTTTTAGCATTTTGTTTCACGCCCTTGTTTTAACCGCCATCCTTCAGGATGATATGCCTACCGTGGCATTATGGATGGGGTGACATGGCGGTGACTATGTTTTCGGTGTCATGATCTGATGATCAGCACTGCATTCTTTTTCAGAATTCTTTTTCATGGCCGAAACTCGGGGATCGCATTCCTGAAGCTTGGTCATCTGAAGGCTGGAGTGAACACGTTCCTGTCAGAGTAAACCCGCAATACATTGCAGACCACCGCCTTGCCTCCAACCATAAGCAGGACCACGGAAGCAATGCCCGTATTGCATCCTTTTCAACGGGAGGGGACTAAAACTGACAGAACGGAGTGGCCTCGCAGGTCTCTTTCTCAATCGGGACCGAAGCTCCTTCGTTCTCCAGCCTTCAGGAATATTTTGAGTGCAGACTGGAATTGCCTTGCACGTGTTGCAGTATAGTATCGAGTAGAATGTCTGTTGAATCGAAGAACTCAATGAAAAACCTGAGACCCGAGGTGATCTACCGGCCCAGCATCAACTGGGAAGAATGGCGCGAAGGGGTGGCTGAAGCGTCTGGCGAGGTGTGTTTATCCTCCAGCAGCGCATCACCGGAGGCGTTCGGCGCAGGCGTGCGCGGGTCCCGCTATCAAAGCGGTTTTGTGGCAACCATCAACGCGACCCCGCACAAGTTCATCCGCTCCAGCCAACGCATTGCGCGCGATGGCATGGACGCCGTGTTTGTGCAGTTTTACGACCACACCCACAACTGCGTCACCCACATGGGCAGACACAGCGTGGACATTGAGCCGGGTCATCTCATCATTCAGGATATGGCGGAACCGTTTGTGGTGGAGCACAGCTCTTACAAACAGATGACACTTGCACTACCACGGGCAACCCTTGCTCCGTTTTTGCATGGCGACCGCACCTATCCCACCTTATGCATCCCGGCCATTGGCGGTTCAGCCAATGCGGTGATCAGCATGATGCAGCTTCTACGCGGTCAGCTGGGGGATCTGACAGATGAAGACGTGGCGCCCATTGTGGAGTGCATCGCCAAGCTTGTTGCCAACCAGATGAACAACGGCCCATGCGTCTCTTTTGCTCTTGATGAAAACAGCCAGAACGCAGCACGCTTTTTACAAGCTACAGAATACATCAGCCGCACTTATTCCAACCCACGGCTCAACAGTACTGAGGTGGCAAAGCACCTCAACATTTCCCGCACGACGCTCTACCGCCTGTTTGAGCCCATGGGCGGGTTCGTCGCCTTCCTGCGCTACATCCGCATGAAACACGCCATGCGCAAACTGCTGCGCACCGGAAGCGAGGGGGGAAGGTTCAGCAGATTGCCGAAAGCTGTGGCTTCTCGCACGCCTCCAGCTTCACCCGAAGCTTCAAAGAGCACTACGGCGTCTCACCCCGCGACATCCTGATGGATGTCTCCGCCGGCAAAGACCAACAACTGCGCACCTCCAGCGGCATCTTCGCCAACTGGCTCGCCACACTGAACGGGGCAACGCTGAACTGAGGGGGAGGACACTGAGCGGCTTAAGCTCAACCTCCGGCTGTTCATCTCTTGCAAACAACGGATAAGGCGTTATGGTCCTTATCGATTTTACTTCTGAGATTTTCTGTAGGCTTTTATGATGTGGCGTTGGCTTGTTAAAAAGACTTTTTATTACAAAATCATGGGCGCTCTAAAGCTCTGGGGAGTTTGCGGAGCTCTTTTACAATTCGCCAGCAAAGGACCAATGCGAGCGATGGTATCTGTGTGTTGTGTCTTCGCAGCATTCATTGCCTATAACTTCGCTACCGGCCTGGTTGCATCCTTCTTCATCGACTTCGAAAACGACTTGGTTCTGAAGAACATTCTATTTTTGATTGTTGTTATGCCAGTCTTCCTTTGGATATGCGCATTGGCAATTGACCTGTTTATTGCCGGATTGCGTGCTCGGCGAAAGTTTCTGCTCTGGAATCTCTTCTGCAGCGACAAGCACGATCAAGAGATGCAAGAGTACATTCAGTGGGTGAAGGACCAATCCAAGAAGCAACAGGTCAATTGATCACCCAGTACCTTAGTCAACTGGTCCATGCCTACAGCGTTCCCATTGTGAACTGGTACAAAGCTATCGGCTTAACGGCTGCCATTATTCAAACATGGCGCGATTTGCGAGTGGAAACATAGCAACGCAGGAAAACACAAAAGCTTTCAAAGC from Microbulbifer sp. MKSA007 includes these protein-coding regions:
- a CDS encoding AraC family transcriptional regulator; the encoded protein is MAESCGFSHASSFTRSFKEHYGVSPRDILMDVSAGKDQQLRTSSGIFANWLATLNGATLN